Proteins encoded together in one Pseudobacteroides sp. window:
- a CDS encoding GH36-type glycosyl hydrolase domain-containing protein, producing the protein MKYGYFDRQAREYVIVRPDTPTPWINYIGSGKYGGIVSNTAGGYSFHKDPQNRRVLRYRYNNIPMDRPGRYIYVRDSVTGEYWNPGFQPTMKKLDSYCCRHGMGYTTIEGEYNGINADVTYFVPDDRDFEIWIVKVKNNLNIAKKMQIFTYAEFCFWDAIADQQNVDWVQQINQGRYNDGIITWHPHHVAKSAAFIATGEKVSSFDTNLESFIGKYRSEANPIAVEQGACSNSISLRQNGVGAFCIDVELNKGEEKEIVFVLGYAEDKTLLKDELKEYLDPKGAHAALERLNNYWNEYTSKLFVETPDEEMNLFLNTWNQYQCKTTFNWSRFVSLYQLGLARGMGIRDSAQDTLGVMHTIPEEAKGLIIKLLKCQYTDGRAYHLFFPLTGEGGSGDAPVKKFDWYSDDHLWLILAVNAYIKETGDYAFLDEKVLYNDKKTEATVLEHLNKALDFTANNLGPHKIALAGRADWNDTLNLDVGLGVAESVFTSMLYCRAALEMKEIAEFLGKKEDAASYVKLFKTMKNAINETCWDGEWYKRAFDDYGNALGTKDAAFGKIFINSQSWAVLGGVAEGEYARKCLDSVETHLNTKYGIVAMYPAYNEFDETKGGITTYPPGAKENGGIFLHTNPWVMIAEIMMGNGEKAYQYYKQIMPAARNNEADHLEVEPYVYPQNILGKEHPQFGIGRNSWLSGTAAWNLVAASQFILGVRAGYDCLIVDPCIPASWETYKVKRIFRGATYMIEVQNPDKVNKGVKKIIVNGNTVDKIPVFPKGTTHTVQVIMG; encoded by the coding sequence ATGAAGTACGGCTATTTTGATCGTCAGGCACGCGAATATGTTATAGTAAGGCCTGACACACCAACACCTTGGATAAACTATATCGGAAGCGGTAAGTACGGCGGTATTGTTTCAAATACTGCAGGAGGGTACAGCTTTCATAAGGACCCTCAAAACAGAAGGGTTTTAAGGTATAGATACAACAATATACCTATGGATAGGCCTGGAAGGTACATATATGTCAGGGATTCGGTTACCGGAGAATATTGGAACCCGGGATTCCAGCCTACAATGAAAAAGCTTGATTCATACTGCTGCAGACATGGTATGGGCTATACCACTATTGAAGGTGAGTATAATGGTATAAATGCAGATGTTACATACTTTGTACCCGATGACAGGGACTTTGAAATATGGATTGTGAAGGTTAAAAACAATCTTAACATTGCAAAGAAAATGCAGATCTTCACATATGCCGAATTCTGTTTCTGGGATGCAATTGCAGACCAGCAAAACGTTGACTGGGTTCAGCAGATAAACCAGGGACGTTACAATGACGGAATAATTACATGGCATCCTCACCATGTAGCAAAAAGTGCTGCATTTATAGCTACAGGTGAAAAGGTTTCCAGCTTTGATACCAATCTCGAATCATTCATTGGAAAATATAGATCTGAAGCAAACCCAATAGCCGTTGAGCAGGGAGCGTGCTCCAATTCAATTTCACTTCGTCAGAACGGTGTAGGTGCCTTCTGCATCGATGTTGAGCTCAATAAAGGTGAAGAAAAGGAAATAGTCTTTGTTCTTGGATATGCTGAAGACAAAACTTTATTAAAAGACGAATTAAAAGAATACCTTGATCCAAAGGGTGCCCATGCCGCACTTGAAAGGCTCAACAATTACTGGAATGAATACACTTCCAAGCTGTTTGTCGAAACTCCTGATGAAGAAATGAATTTATTCCTTAATACATGGAACCAGTACCAGTGTAAGACAACCTTCAACTGGTCAAGATTTGTTTCATTGTATCAGCTTGGTCTTGCAAGGGGAATGGGTATAAGGGACAGTGCTCAGGATACATTGGGCGTTATGCACACAATTCCTGAAGAAGCAAAAGGCCTTATCATAAAGCTCTTAAAATGCCAGTACACTGACGGTAGGGCTTACCATTTATTCTTCCCGCTTACAGGGGAAGGCGGATCGGGTGATGCTCCTGTTAAGAAATTCGACTGGTACTCAGACGACCACTTGTGGCTTATACTTGCTGTTAACGCATATATCAAGGAAACAGGGGATTACGCATTCCTTGATGAAAAGGTTCTATATAACGACAAGAAAACAGAAGCAACTGTGCTTGAGCACCTAAATAAGGCACTTGACTTTACTGCTAACAATTTAGGGCCTCACAAAATAGCTCTGGCAGGACGTGCAGACTGGAACGACACCTTAAACCTCGATGTAGGTTTGGGAGTTGCAGAAAGCGTATTTACATCAATGCTATATTGCAGAGCCGCATTGGAAATGAAAGAAATTGCAGAATTCCTCGGCAAGAAGGAAGATGCAGCAAGCTATGTAAAATTGTTCAAAACTATGAAAAATGCCATTAACGAAACCTGTTGGGACGGAGAATGGTACAAGAGAGCTTTCGACGATTACGGGAATGCACTTGGAACCAAGGATGCCGCATTCGGTAAAATATTTATAAATTCACAGTCATGGGCTGTTTTAGGCGGAGTAGCGGAAGGGGAATATGCAAGAAAATGCCTTGATTCCGTTGAAACTCACCTTAACACAAAATACGGAATTGTTGCAATGTATCCTGCATATAACGAATTTGACGAAACAAAGGGTGGAATAACAACATATCCTCCAGGAGCAAAGGAAAACGGAGGCATATTCCTCCATACAAACCCATGGGTAATGATTGCGGAAATCATGATGGGCAACGGAGAAAAGGCATATCAGTATTACAAGCAGATAATGCCCGCTGCACGCAACAACGAAGCTGATCACCTTGAGGTTGAGCCGTACGTATACCCACAGAATATACTTGGTAAAGAGCATCCTCAGTTCGGTATAGGAAGAAACTCATGGCTCAGCGGTACAGCTGCCTGGAACCTTGTTGCAGCAAGCCAGTTCATACTTGGTGTAAGAGCAGGCTATGACTGTCTCATAGTTGACCCATGCATACCTGCTTCATGGGAAACCTATAAAGTTAAGAGGATATTCCGTGGTGCAACATACATGATTGAAGTTCAAAACCCTGATAAGGTTAATAAAGGGGTCAAGAAGATAATTGTAAATGGAAATACAGTGGATAAGATACCTGTATTCCCTAAAGGAACAACACATACTGTACAGGTTATAATGGGGTAA
- a CDS encoding glycoside hydrolase family 3 protein, with product MSKEWINKTLGKMSLEEKVGQLLMVFFHSIATPESHQKIVNEVLKYNLGGVFHSSLTKESLVSFSKEVQAASKIPVLIAGDYECGPGWVVDGGLRVSRPMTRGNAGDTELEYNIGKLIAQQGRAIGSSVTFSPVIDLNTDRMNPDVNIRAYGEDVDTVCKLAVPYIKGIQENGMLACVKHFPGNGATDMDQHICTAIIDCSREEMYDNFLEAYRRTFREADPAFVMIAHLEVPSLATEINPKNGRIVPASVSKEIVTDILKKELGFKGVAISDALNMGGITTHYSRQEVAVKSILAGIDMLLVFNEGNFNLEYDAILNAAKEGIIPIERIDDAVSNILNAKVKAGLHVDMGLPFENTVIDELFTPGKYDKLSIEAISRGITVLRNKDNILPIKDIKGKKVIVLSTFNPDEETLTIQGQELIVMRDKTPELLKQRGAEVEEFVIPLHMTVGDIYDIIGKAKEADYVFFNFFIAPSWGIGTLIPNKSSLRFFMFGLLNIDTPVIITAFGDPYVIYYCPSAKVYMCTYDETPPAQLAAVKAWLGEEKVKGRTPVRLKSIFERGDGILLD from the coding sequence ATGAGTAAAGAATGGATAAATAAAACCCTGGGCAAGATGAGCCTTGAAGAAAAAGTAGGGCAGCTTCTGATGGTTTTTTTCCATAGCATAGCAACTCCCGAAAGCCACCAGAAGATAGTTAATGAAGTCTTAAAATACAATTTGGGCGGAGTGTTTCACTCCTCCCTTACTAAAGAAAGCCTTGTAAGCTTTTCAAAGGAAGTTCAAGCTGCCTCGAAGATACCAGTCCTTATAGCAGGTGATTATGAGTGCGGTCCAGGCTGGGTTGTAGACGGCGGCCTAAGGGTTTCCCGTCCCATGACCAGGGGAAATGCAGGGGACACTGAGCTTGAATACAACATTGGAAAGCTCATAGCACAGCAGGGAAGGGCAATAGGGTCATCAGTGACCTTCAGTCCTGTTATTGATTTAAACACCGACAGGATGAACCCTGATGTAAACATAAGGGCTTATGGTGAAGATGTTGATACCGTTTGCAAACTGGCAGTCCCTTACATAAAAGGGATTCAGGAAAACGGAATGCTGGCTTGTGTCAAGCATTTTCCCGGAAACGGTGCCACAGATATGGATCAGCATATCTGCACAGCTATTATAGACTGCAGCAGGGAAGAGATGTATGACAACTTCCTTGAAGCCTACAGGAGAACCTTCAGGGAAGCAGACCCTGCTTTTGTTATGATTGCACATCTTGAAGTGCCATCACTAGCAACAGAAATCAATCCTAAAAACGGAAGAATTGTTCCTGCATCGGTTTCAAAAGAAATCGTTACAGATATACTGAAGAAGGAATTAGGCTTTAAGGGTGTTGCAATATCCGACGCCTTAAACATGGGCGGTATTACCACCCATTATTCAAGGCAGGAGGTTGCAGTCAAGTCCATCCTTGCAGGAATAGATATGCTTCTGGTGTTCAATGAAGGCAACTTCAACCTGGAGTACGATGCAATATTAAACGCAGCAAAAGAAGGAATAATTCCAATTGAGCGAATAGACGATGCTGTTTCCAATATCCTTAATGCCAAGGTTAAGGCAGGTCTTCATGTTGATATGGGACTTCCATTTGAGAATACTGTTATTGATGAACTTTTTACTCCCGGAAAATACGACAAATTAAGCATTGAGGCTATTTCCAGGGGAATAACCGTATTAAGAAACAAAGATAATATCCTGCCAATTAAGGATATAAAAGGCAAGAAGGTAATAGTATTATCCACCTTCAATCCTGATGAGGAGACCTTGACAATACAGGGCCAGGAGCTTATAGTCATGCGAGATAAGACTCCTGAGCTTCTAAAGCAAAGGGGAGCAGAAGTTGAAGAGTTTGTTATACCCCTTCATATGACTGTGGGGGATATATACGACATTATAGGCAAGGCAAAAGAGGCTGATTATGTGTTCTTCAATTTCTTCATAGCACCCAGTTGGGGAATCGGTACCCTGATCCCCAACAAGAGCTCACTTAGATTTTTTATGTTCGGTCTTTTAAACATAGATACGCCTGTAATAATAACAGCTTTCGGAGATCCCTATGTGATTTACTATTGCCCAAGTGCCAAGGTATATATGTGCACATATGACGAAACACCTCCTGCACAGCTGGCAGCTGTTAAGGCATGGCTTGGTGAGGAGAAAGTCAAAGGAAGGACACCGGTAAGACTAAAGAGTATTTTTGAAAGAGGCGACGGAATTTTATTGGATTAG